The following are encoded in a window of Brachyhypopomus gauderio isolate BG-103 chromosome 18, BGAUD_0.2, whole genome shotgun sequence genomic DNA:
- the LOC143481843 gene encoding multidrug and toxin extrusion protein 1-like, protein MDNAGIPEAALPFAGSGQVTEGTAPSSRLFRCRFVQRWVPLAYREEVYHVLLLTGPLLVSRILSFLQPFVNTIFVGHLGNVELAGYALASATISVTTAATGFGLALACDTLVSQTFGSKNLKRVGEIMQRSILVLLLFCLPCWALLINSESILLAMHQEPEVARIAQMYVLVFLPAVPVMFLHQLQVSYLQNQGIILPQMYTAAAANILNVAVNYVLIFWMGYGVMGSAVACSISQFSICILLFGYIHWKKLHVKTWGGWSTASLQEWDTFMKLAIPSTLMLCFEWWIYEIGGFLAGMLGEVDLAAQHVLLELGAITYMFPLGVHAAACVRVGNALGAGHTARALITSKVTLTLAGVLALLQGIVLGSTKSVLGFIFTSDVNIVDVVSENLTFYIFLQFFDALVCASSGILLGAGKQKIAAISNLICYYCIGLPLGISLMFAAELRILGLTLGLLVCVIIHAIFFITLIFKLNWEKVTQQAQKRAGKTTEAACVAQNVPAATPVIDSVVPEGQDIVEQMTDEGTVVQLVNDGQPEGGRPKSLLSVPQLVLRRGLTLLATVLILAAGVAVHLICPHPEPFHQLKSNLTVEGWNYSTPVPFPTTAAR, encoded by the exons ATGGACAATGCTGGGATCCCAGAGGCTGCATTGCCTTTTGCAGGCAGTGGGCAGGTCACTGAGGGAACGGCACCCAGTTCTAGACTGTTTCGTTGTAGATTTGTGCAACGATGGGTACCCTTGGCCTACAGGGAAGAAGTCTATCATGTCCTCCTCCTAACTGGGCCTCTG cTGGTTTCCCGGATCCTAAGCTTTCTTCAGCCATTTGTCAACACCATATTTGTTGGTCACCTGGGGAATGTTGAACTGGCTGGATACGCACTGGCCTCTGCG ACTATTAGTGTGACCACAGCTGCAACAGGATTTGGTCTGGCCTTGGCATGCGACACACTGGTGTCTCAG ACGTTCGGCAGTAAGAACCTGAAGCGTGTGGGGGAGATCATGCAGAGGAGCATCCTGGTTCTGCTGCTCTTCTGCCTGCCCTGCTGGGCCCTGCTCATCAACTCTGAGTCCATTCTGTTGGCCATGCACCAGGAGCCCGAGGTGGCGAG AATTGCGCAGATGTATGTTCTTGTGTTTCTGCCAGCAGTACCT GTCATGTTTTTGCACCAGCTGCAGGTGTCATACCTTCAAAACCAG GGGATCATTCTGCCTCAGATGTACACCGCCGCTGCAGCCAACATACTGAATGTGGCCGTCAACTATGTCCTCATCTTCTGGATGGGATACGGCGTAAT GGGCTCTGCTGTTGCTTGTAGCATTTCACAGTTCTCCATCTGTATCCTGCTGTTTGGTTACATACACTGGAAAAAGCTGCATGTCAAGACATGGGGTG GCTGGTCCACCGCATCGCTGCAGGAGTGGGACACCTTCATGAAGCTAGCCATACCTAGCACACTAATGCTCTGTTTTGAGTGGTGGATCTATGAAATTGGAGGTTTcctagcag GCATGTTGGGGGAGGTGGACCTTGCTGCCCAGCACGTGTTGCTGGAGCTGGGCGCCATCACATACATG TTTCCTCTGGGTGTACATGCTGCTGCCTGTGTACGTGTAGGCAATGCTTTGGGTGCAGGACACACCGCAAGAGCCCTTATCACCAGCAAAGTGACCCTCACACTCGCAG GAGTACTGGCATTATTACAGGGCATTGTGCTTGGTTCCACAAAATCAGTGTTGGGCTTTATCTTTACCAGTGATGT GAACATTGTTGATGTTGTGTCGGAAAATTTGACATTCTACATTTTTCTACAGTTTTTTGATGCCCTTGTG TGTGCGAGTTCTGGGATTCTTCTGGGTGCAGGGAAGCAGAAGATAGCAGCCATATCCAACCTGATCTGTTACTACTGTATTGGACTCCCTCTTGGAATATCATTGATGTTTGCTGCAGAGCTTAGGATTCTGG GTCTAACACTTGGCCTCTTGGTCTGTGTCATCATCCATGCCATCTTCTTCATTACACTCATCTTCAAACTCAACTGGGAAAAAGTGACACAGCAG GCCCAGAAACGAGCTGGAAAGACCACAGAAGCAGCATGTGTAGCTCAGAATGTGCCAGCTGCTACACCAGTCATTGACAGTGTGGTTCCTGAAGGACAGGACATTGTGGAGCAAATGACTGATGAAGGAACTGTG GTCCAGCTAGTCAATGATGGTCAGCCAGAGGGGGGCCGTCCCAAATCTCTGCTCTCTGTCCCCCAACTGGTGCTGAGGAGGGGACTGACACTGCTGGCTACAGTCCTGATCCTGGCTGCTGGGGTTGCGGTTCACCTGATCTGCCCCCATCCAGAGCCCTTCCACCAACTTAAGAGCAACCTCACCGTAGAGGGGTGGAACTACAGCACCCCTGTTCCTTTTCCCACCACTGCAGCCAGATAA